One region of Thiomonas intermedia genomic DNA includes:
- a CDS encoding NAD(P)-dependent oxidoreductase: MKLAVWDPDEPFRRWREALMQHAQETGLAVEVIDACRQPEAQADFALVWKPPTDWLQGQMGLRAVFNLGAGVDAIAPALHRLHPGVPLIRLEDAGMGRQMADYVAEGVLHAYRRMTDYASQQARRQWEPLALPPRASFTVGFLGLGQMGAAAARRVAAMDFPILACSRSGQSDAAGGLGCPLFALDRLDEFLAQTRVLVVLLPLTADTRGLLDYAALSRLPQGAHVINASRGAVIDQDDLLDLLHGGHLASALLDVFATEPLPTADALWSHPRVRVTPHVAAQTLVGPSAAQVMRKIAAIERGDRPGGVVDMRLGY, translated from the coding sequence ATGAAACTGGCGGTTTGGGACCCGGACGAACCTTTCCGCCGCTGGCGCGAGGCGCTGATGCAACATGCCCAGGAAACCGGCCTGGCCGTCGAGGTGATCGATGCCTGCAGGCAGCCCGAGGCCCAGGCCGACTTCGCCCTGGTGTGGAAGCCGCCGACCGACTGGCTGCAGGGACAGATGGGGCTGCGCGCCGTGTTCAATCTGGGCGCCGGCGTGGACGCCATCGCCCCGGCGCTGCACCGCCTGCATCCCGGTGTGCCGCTCATCCGGCTCGAAGACGCCGGCATGGGGCGGCAAATGGCCGACTATGTCGCCGAGGGCGTGCTGCACGCCTATCGCCGCATGACAGACTATGCCTCGCAACAGGCGAGGCGGCAGTGGGAGCCGCTCGCCCTGCCGCCACGAGCCAGCTTCACCGTGGGCTTTCTCGGGCTGGGGCAGATGGGCGCGGCGGCCGCCCGGCGCGTGGCGGCGATGGACTTTCCCATCCTGGCCTGCAGCCGCAGCGGGCAGTCGGACGCCGCGGGCGGGCTGGGGTGCCCCCTCTTCGCGCTCGACCGGCTCGATGAATTTCTGGCCCAGACCCGGGTGCTGGTGGTGTTGTTGCCGTTGACCGCAGACACCCGCGGCCTGCTCGACTACGCTGCTCTGAGCCGCCTGCCGCAGGGCGCGCACGTCATCAACGCCAGCCGGGGCGCCGTGATCGACCAGGACGACTTGCTCGATCTGCTGCACGGCGGGCATCTGGCCAGCGCCTTGCTCGATGTGTTTGCCACCGAGCCCCTGCCGACGGCCGATGCGCTCTGGAGCCACCCGCGGGTGCGCGTCACGCCGCACGTGGCCGCGCAGACCCTGGTGGGGCCTTCCGCGGCGCAGGTGATGCGCAAGATTGCCGCCATCGAACGCGGTGACCGGCCGGGCGGCGTGGTGGACATGCGGCTGGGTTATTGA
- a CDS encoding hydroxymethylglutaryl-CoA lyase, translating to MSKVTLTHLPRHVEVVEVGPRDGLQNEAEPVSTAVKVELIDRLSAAGLPNVEAAAFVSPKWVPQMAGSAEVMVGIRRRPGTLYSALVPNMKGMEAALAAGVGEVVVFSAASEAFAQKNINCSIAESIERFRPVAEAARNAGVKLRGSISVALGCPYQGNVAPGAVAEVVRRMADLGCDAIDIADTIGVGTAGAVQAVFEASAAAFPIERLAGHFHDTYGQALANILASLDMGVASFHSSVAGLGGCPYARGATGNVATEDVLYLLHGLGIDTGVNLRAVVEAGDFITRAINRPNNSRAGKALLAKGAAGQGEPACTT from the coding sequence ATGTCCAAGGTCACACTGACCCACCTGCCGCGTCACGTCGAAGTCGTCGAAGTCGGCCCGCGCGACGGGCTGCAGAACGAAGCCGAACCGGTCTCCACGGCGGTGAAGGTCGAACTCATCGACCGCCTGTCCGCCGCCGGGTTGCCCAATGTCGAGGCCGCCGCCTTTGTCTCGCCCAAATGGGTGCCGCAGATGGCCGGCAGCGCTGAGGTGATGGTGGGCATCCGGCGTCGTCCCGGCACGCTGTATTCGGCCCTGGTGCCGAACATGAAGGGCATGGAAGCCGCGCTGGCCGCGGGTGTGGGCGAGGTCGTGGTGTTCAGCGCCGCGAGCGAGGCTTTCGCGCAGAAGAACATCAACTGCTCCATCGCCGAATCCATCGAGCGCTTCCGTCCCGTGGCCGAGGCCGCCAGGAACGCCGGTGTGAAGCTGCGCGGCAGCATCTCCGTGGCGCTGGGCTGCCCCTACCAGGGCAACGTGGCGCCGGGCGCCGTGGCCGAGGTGGTGCGCCGCATGGCCGATCTGGGCTGCGACGCCATCGACATCGCCGACACCATCGGCGTCGGCACCGCGGGCGCCGTGCAGGCCGTGTTCGAGGCCAGCGCCGCAGCCTTTCCCATCGAGCGGCTGGCCGGTCACTTCCACGACACCTACGGCCAGGCGCTGGCCAACATCCTGGCGTCGCTGGACATGGGCGTGGCGAGCTTTCATTCCTCCGTCGCCGGTCTGGGCGGGTGCCCCTATGCCCGAGGCGCCACCGGCAACGTCGCCACCGAGGACGTGCTCTACCTGCTGCACGGGCTGGGCATCGACACGGGTGTGAACCTGCGCGCCGTGGTCGAGGCGGGCGACTTCATCACCCGCGCCATCAACCGCCCGAACAACAGCCGCGCGGGCAAGGCCCTGCTCGCCAAAGGGGCCGCCGGGCAGGGCGAGCCCGCCTGCACAACGTGA
- a CDS encoding YbaK/EbsC family protein, with protein sequence MPTTALSSPSDSVQRVIDALTALGHAERPVMLDDAARTAQQAADALGVALGQIAKSIVFRHVESDRAVLVVCAGDRRVDEKAVAAQVGKLARADADFVRAATGFAIGGVSPVGHTQEPLALVDDSLWRFDRIWAAAGHPHAVFPLRPDDLPRWLGVAPSQVTAPPAPRPLGHEAS encoded by the coding sequence ATGCCGACCACCGCCCTTTCATCTCCTTCCGATTCCGTGCAGCGCGTGATCGACGCGCTGACGGCCTTGGGCCATGCCGAGCGGCCCGTCATGCTCGACGATGCCGCCCGCACCGCGCAGCAGGCGGCCGACGCCCTCGGCGTGGCGCTGGGCCAGATCGCCAAGTCCATCGTGTTCCGGCATGTCGAAAGCGACCGCGCCGTCCTGGTGGTGTGCGCAGGCGACCGCCGGGTGGACGAAAAGGCCGTGGCCGCGCAGGTGGGCAAGCTTGCGCGGGCCGATGCCGATTTCGTGCGCGCCGCCACCGGTTTCGCCATCGGCGGGGTCAGCCCGGTGGGTCACACCCAGGAGCCCCTTGCCCTGGTGGATGACAGCCTCTGGCGTTTCGACCGCATCTGGGCTGCGGCCGGCCATCCGCACGCGGTCTTTCCCCTGCGGCCCGATGATCTGCCGCGCTGGCTGGGGGTGGCCCCGAGTCAGGTGACCGCGCCGCCCGCGCCCCGTCCGCTGGGGCACGAAGCGAGCTGA
- a CDS encoding DUF1289 domain-containing protein gives MAVPSPCINVCTLDHATGLCLGCARTLQEIGDWIDLDDAGKQAVWNRIAERRSRAEDQASASAGGPRDGLGAHRPMDPAR, from the coding sequence ATGGCCGTGCCGTCGCCCTGCATCAACGTCTGCACGCTGGATCACGCCACCGGGCTATGCCTGGGATGCGCCCGCACGCTGCAGGAAATCGGCGACTGGATCGATCTGGACGATGCAGGCAAACAGGCCGTGTGGAACCGTATTGCCGAGCGACGGTCGAGGGCCGAAGACCAGGCCTCGGCATCCGCCGGCGGGCCGCGCGACGGACTGGGGGCGCATCGCCCGATGGATCCGGCCCGTTGA
- a CDS encoding VC0807 family protein gives MKLPPRALLLEYGINLLAPWVVYKLTAPQLGEMGGLIASGVPPLLWALGGLLRNRRLDALSGLVLLGIVMSVVASLLGGDPRLLLMRESLVSGSIGLAFLVSLAFGRPLVFYLGRATVARESAQEAARFEQLWDNNAGFVRAIRLITAMWGIGLCGEFLLRAWMVTHWPIDRVLIISPTLGYIVYGGLAAWTVWYRARMATRAKVAAKTPY, from the coding sequence ATGAAACTTCCGCCTCGCGCCCTGCTCCTGGAGTACGGCATCAACCTCCTCGCCCCCTGGGTGGTCTACAAACTCACGGCGCCCCAACTGGGCGAGATGGGCGGGCTGATAGCCTCGGGGGTTCCGCCGCTGCTGTGGGCGCTGGGCGGTCTGCTGCGCAACCGGCGACTGGATGCGCTCAGCGGCTTGGTGCTGCTGGGCATCGTGATGTCCGTCGTCGCCTCGTTGCTGGGCGGCGATCCACGCCTGCTGCTGATGCGGGAATCGCTGGTTTCGGGGTCGATCGGGCTGGCCTTTCTCGTGTCGCTCGCGTTCGGACGCCCGCTGGTCTTCTACCTGGGGCGGGCAACGGTGGCACGCGAGTCCGCGCAGGAGGCCGCGCGCTTCGAACAACTCTGGGACAACAACGCGGGCTTCGTCCGGGCCATCCGCCTCATCACGGCGATGTGGGGAATCGGCCTCTGTGGCGAATTTCTCTTGCGCGCCTGGATGGTGACGCACTGGCCCATCGACCGGGTGCTGATCATCTCGCCGACCCTGGGCTACATCGTCTATGGCGGCCTCGCCGCGTGGACAGTGTGGTACCGCGCCCGCATGGCCACACGGGCCAAGGTGGCGGCGAAGACTCCCTATTGA
- the dusB gene encoding tRNA dihydrouridine synthase DusB: MRLGRHWLPNRVFAAPMAGVTDRPYRRLARQLGAGYCVSEMVTSRADLRDTLKTSRRANHDGEAAPIAVQIVGTDPEQIAEATRYNLERGADIIDINMGCPAKKVCNRWAGSALMQDEDLAARLVEAAVAAARPFDAPVTLKMRAGWCEAARNAPRIARMAEAAGAAMLVVHGRTREQGYGGEAEYATLADVKHGVGIPVVANGDIDSPQKAAAVMRQSGADAVMIGRAAMGRPWLFGQVAAYLADGTLLPDPAPAQWRDWLFAHLDDHYALYGETIGVRTARKHVGWYVASLPGGETFRRHFNTLQSAAEQLAALRGLLDPGSHPAAQPAAPLVA, translated from the coding sequence TTGCGTCTGGGGCGGCATTGGCTGCCCAACCGCGTCTTCGCCGCCCCCATGGCCGGTGTGACCGACCGGCCTTACCGACGCCTGGCGCGGCAACTGGGGGCGGGCTACTGCGTGAGCGAGATGGTGACCTCGCGCGCGGATCTGCGCGACACGCTCAAGACTTCGCGGCGCGCCAATCACGACGGCGAGGCTGCGCCCATCGCGGTGCAGATCGTCGGTACCGACCCCGAGCAGATCGCCGAGGCGACCCGCTACAACCTGGAGCGCGGCGCCGACATCATCGACATCAATATGGGCTGCCCCGCCAAGAAGGTGTGCAACCGCTGGGCCGGTTCCGCGCTGATGCAGGACGAAGACCTCGCCGCGCGGCTGGTGGAGGCTGCGGTGGCGGCCGCCCGCCCGTTCGACGCGCCGGTCACACTCAAGATGCGCGCAGGCTGGTGCGAAGCCGCGCGTAACGCGCCGCGCATCGCCCGCATGGCCGAAGCCGCAGGCGCCGCGATGCTGGTGGTGCACGGCCGCACTCGCGAGCAGGGCTATGGCGGCGAAGCCGAATACGCCACGCTCGCCGACGTGAAGCACGGCGTGGGCATTCCGGTGGTGGCCAACGGCGACATCGACTCACCGCAGAAGGCTGCCGCGGTGATGCGGCAAAGCGGCGCCGACGCAGTGATGATCGGCCGTGCCGCCATGGGCCGGCCCTGGCTGTTCGGCCAGGTGGCCGCGTATCTGGCGGATGGCACGCTGCTGCCCGACCCAGCGCCCGCGCAATGGCGCGACTGGCTGTTCGCCCACCTCGACGACCACTATGCGCTGTACGGCGAAACCATTGGCGTGCGCACCGCGCGCAAGCATGTGGGCTGGTATGTGGCCAGCCTGCCCGGCGGCGAGACCTTCCGCCGACACTTCAACACCCTGCAGAGCGCGGCCGAGCAACTCGCGGCGCTGCGCGGCCTTCTCGACCCCGGCTCACATCCAGCCGCGCAGCCCGCTGCGCCGCTGGTTGCCTGA
- a CDS encoding helix-turn-helix domain-containing protein gives MPAVPRKTTLEQCVVDSLEAYFDDLGGSEPHGIHAMVLAAVEKPLLATVMKHAEGNQSLAARWLDINRNTLRKKLAEHKLLKPGE, from the coding sequence ATGCCTGCCGTTCCCCGCAAGACCACGCTCGAACAATGTGTCGTCGACAGCCTCGAGGCCTACTTCGACGACCTCGGCGGCTCCGAGCCGCACGGCATTCATGCCATGGTGCTGGCCGCGGTGGAAAAGCCGCTGCTGGCCACCGTGATGAAGCATGCCGAGGGCAACCAGTCGCTCGCGGCGCGCTGGCTCGACATCAACCGCAACACCCTGCGCAAGAAGCTTGCCGAACACAAGCTGCTCAAGCCGGGCGAGTGA